The Desulfocurvus vexinensis DSM 17965 genome includes a window with the following:
- a CDS encoding RNA polymerase sigma factor, with amino-acid sequence MRGSCSTFVDVDSCICGNNQTWRDFVEKYAGVVHAAVRKVIQAKVFRASQDDIQEVAQNVFVRLVKKDFNLLRRYDPTRCSMATYLTIIARSTALDYLRYGFFNSIPLDDFDRDARVEAFEPDDSLDLPEGVLTERQTTILRLLFYKDYDVSMAAEALGVKAQTVRSIKHQALARLREHYEQARAS; translated from the coding sequence ATGCGCGGTTCATGCAGCACTTTCGTCGATGTGGATTCCTGCATCTGCGGAAACAACCAGACCTGGAGAGATTTTGTTGAGAAGTATGCCGGGGTCGTCCATGCGGCAGTGCGCAAGGTGATCCAGGCCAAGGTGTTCAGGGCGAGCCAGGATGACATCCAGGAGGTGGCGCAGAACGTCTTCGTGCGGCTGGTGAAGAAGGACTTCAACCTGCTGCGGCGCTACGACCCCACGCGCTGCTCCATGGCGACCTACCTGACCATCATCGCCAGGAGCACGGCGCTGGACTACCTGCGCTACGGGTTCTTCAACTCCATCCCGCTGGACGATTTCGACCGCGACGCGCGGGTGGAGGCCTTCGAGCCCGACGACTCGCTGGACCTGCCCGAGGGCGTGCTCACCGAGCGGCAGACGACCATCCTGCGCCTGCTCTTTTACAAGGACTACGACGTGTCCATGGCGGCGGAGGCCCTGGGCGTGAAGGCCCAGACGGTACGATCCATCAAGCACCAGGCCCTGGCCAGGCTGCGCGAGCATTACGAGCAGGCCCGGGCCTCGTAG
- a CDS encoding zf-HC2 domain-containing protein produces MAGQVIWGDFESALGRRETALLNKSGEAFGERCPGTLELGGYLDGTVRGAAKDAVEEHLVECPLCRRLVVELYLLLKDRRQPPPEGLKNFARGLVPGGADLAGV; encoded by the coding sequence ATGGCCGGACAAGTAATCTGGGGAGATTTCGAAAGCGCCCTGGGGCGGAGGGAAACCGCGCTGCTGAACAAGAGCGGGGAGGCCTTCGGGGAGCGGTGTCCGGGAACGCTTGAACTGGGCGGCTACCTGGACGGCACCGTGCGCGGCGCCGCCAAGGACGCCGTGGAGGAGCATCTGGTGGAGTGCCCGCTGTGCCGCCGGCTGGTGGTGGAACTCTACCTGCTGCTCAAGGACCGCCGCCAGCCGCCGCCCGAGGGGCTCAAGAATTTCGCCAGGGGCCTGGTGCCTGGCGGAGCGGACCTCGCCGGGGTGTAG